One genomic region from Muriicola soli encodes:
- a CDS encoding DoxX family membrane protein, with translation MNSDLNVCPGRVLFSILRKFYFLLVSLFVLSACKTEEKKPITNDNEPAGIIAFNTNRDGNKEIYLMNAEGKNLRNITDHPAMEYGPSWFPDGNKIIAYSNRVGNPELYYFDLKKDTFIRITEHPADDVLPMVSPDGTQIVFMSNRNGESRSVYKMKSDGSEIKALTNNADYEESPSWSPDGAHILFTRQLRDLNDTTHAANGEIFRMKADGTEVKRITKKPGYDSGAVYSPNGKHIAFYGPEGDSFDIFLMDEKGNNIRNITRDTLDCYSPSWSPDAKWIAYTAGTGNNYDIYIINLENGEKRRLTNTKIRNESPAWAPVSVKNKEYQKKHTYSNMKKLISFYLYINTPVTQKSFWSDLVLFIPRFICGMLLAIDFGASKFGVPWSPPANELGLFEVAYWFPQDVAQFGGIFAVFPVFFAWIAAFSETIGGLMLAIGFKTRIAAFLIVCTMLGAIFLQKWGEGVWGMLPAMGFLWVGIYSLINGSGRIGLDYLLSNVFKSKIA, from the coding sequence ATGAATTCAGACTTGAATGTTTGTCCTGGAAGAGTATTATTTTCAATACTGCGGAAATTCTACTTTCTCCTGGTTTCTTTATTTGTATTATCAGCTTGTAAAACAGAGGAAAAGAAACCCATAACTAATGATAACGAGCCTGCGGGAATTATTGCTTTTAACACCAATCGAGACGGAAACAAGGAGATTTATCTGATGAATGCAGAGGGTAAAAACCTCAGGAATATTACTGATCATCCGGCTATGGAATACGGCCCTTCATGGTTTCCTGACGGGAATAAAATCATTGCATATTCCAACAGAGTCGGCAATCCGGAACTTTATTATTTTGACCTGAAAAAGGACACCTTTATTCGTATAACCGAGCATCCTGCCGATGATGTCCTTCCAATGGTCTCGCCCGACGGCACACAAATCGTATTTATGAGTAATCGCAATGGGGAAAGTCGGTCTGTCTACAAAATGAAATCAGACGGATCTGAAATTAAAGCGTTAACCAACAATGCAGACTATGAAGAAAGTCCCTCCTGGTCTCCGGATGGGGCTCATATTCTCTTTACCCGCCAGTTACGGGATTTAAATGATACCACCCATGCAGCGAATGGGGAGATCTTTAGAATGAAAGCTGATGGAACCGAAGTGAAAAGAATAACTAAGAAACCCGGATATGATTCAGGCGCTGTATATTCACCCAATGGCAAACATATTGCCTTTTATGGTCCAGAGGGAGATAGTTTTGATATCTTTCTGATGGATGAAAAAGGGAATAATATAAGGAATATAACCCGGGATACACTAGACTGTTATTCCCCTTCTTGGTCGCCGGACGCTAAATGGATCGCCTATACTGCAGGTACCGGGAATAATTACGATATATATATTATCAATTTGGAAAACGGAGAAAAAAGACGATTGACCAATACTAAAATTCGAAACGAGTCGCCCGCTTGGGCTCCCGTTTCGGTAAAAAATAAAGAATATCAAAAAAAGCACACATATTCGAATATGAAAAAACTCATCTCTTTCTACTTATACATCAATACGCCAGTAACCCAAAAGTCTTTTTGGTCAGACCTGGTTCTGTTTATTCCCAGGTTTATCTGCGGGATGTTATTGGCTATTGATTTCGGAGCCTCCAAATTTGGGGTGCCCTGGTCACCTCCGGCTAACGAACTGGGATTATTTGAGGTAGCATATTGGTTTCCACAAGACGTTGCCCAATTTGGAGGAATCTTCGCTGTTTTTCCTGTATTTTTCGCATGGATAGCTGCTTTCAGTGAAACCATAGGTGGCTTAATGCTGGCCATCGGTTTTAAGACCAGAATTGCCGCGTTTCTCATTGTTTGTACTATGTTGGGTGCAATTTTCCTCCAGAAATGGGGAGAAGGTGTATGGGGGATGTTACCGGCTATGGGCTTTCTCTGGGTAGGAATCTACAGTCTCATCAACGGGTCAGGGAGAATTGGACTTGACTATCTTTTATCGAATGTTTTTAAATCAAAAATCGCATAG
- a CDS encoding formate--tetrahydrofolate ligase, which yields MTDIQIAQSVKEKHIREIAEILNIPEKDLEYYGSNKAKLPLDLIDEKAVAKGNLILVTAITPTPAGEGKTTTSIGLGDALNLRNKKTVIVLREPSLGPVFGIKGGAAGGGWSQVIPMVDINLHFTGDFHAIEKANNLLAALIDNNIQSNSRNLGIDPRTVIWKRCMDMNDRGLRNIVAALGGKAGGIPRETGFNITAASEIMAILCLSKNLEDLQEKCGNIYIGNTWVGKPVYARDLRAEGAMTVLLKDAIKPNLVQTLEGNPAIIHGGPFANIAQGTNSILGTKMGLSLGDYVVTEAGFGADLGAEKFLNIKCRQAGLSPKAVVLVATIRALKYHGGNPIDQLTQEDVEALKAGMPNLERHVKSLQSFGIPVVVSVNAFSSDTDNEKNALLEHCKKLGVPAALSYGWAEGGKGCVDLADLVVEAAASCKTTFTPTYSLDDSIRTKMEKICSTIYGAKNVILTNKAIAQMKRFEKMGYGDLPVCIAKTQKSLSDDEKKLGRPENFNINIREFEIATGAGFIVPIAGNILRMPGLPATPSAEYISIDKNETITGLF from the coding sequence ATGACTGATATACAAATTGCACAAAGCGTCAAGGAAAAACACATCAGAGAAATTGCGGAAATTTTAAATATACCGGAGAAGGATCTTGAATATTACGGGTCTAACAAAGCGAAATTGCCCTTAGATCTTATTGATGAGAAAGCCGTAGCCAAGGGAAATCTGATCCTGGTGACTGCCATAACACCTACTCCGGCAGGGGAGGGCAAGACCACAACTTCCATAGGCCTTGGGGATGCCCTGAACCTCAGGAACAAAAAGACAGTGATCGTATTACGCGAACCGAGTTTGGGTCCGGTTTTTGGCATTAAAGGAGGCGCCGCCGGAGGAGGATGGAGTCAGGTAATACCCATGGTAGATATCAATCTGCATTTTACAGGTGACTTTCACGCCATCGAGAAAGCGAATAACCTCCTCGCAGCACTTATCGATAATAACATCCAGAGTAATTCCCGTAACCTTGGAATCGATCCCCGAACTGTGATATGGAAGCGCTGTATGGATATGAATGACAGGGGCCTTCGTAACATTGTAGCCGCTCTTGGTGGTAAAGCGGGGGGAATTCCAAGAGAAACGGGCTTTAATATAACAGCGGCTTCTGAGATTATGGCTATACTCTGTTTGAGCAAAAACCTTGAAGATCTGCAGGAAAAATGCGGTAATATATACATCGGGAACACCTGGGTTGGAAAACCTGTTTACGCCAGGGACCTCAGGGCAGAAGGAGCCATGACTGTTTTGTTAAAGGATGCGATAAAGCCAAATCTCGTTCAGACCCTTGAAGGTAATCCGGCTATTATCCACGGAGGACCATTTGCCAATATTGCACAGGGGACCAATTCTATTTTGGGTACTAAAATGGGCCTTAGCCTAGGAGATTACGTAGTAACAGAGGCAGGTTTTGGCGCGGATCTTGGAGCAGAGAAATTTCTGAATATAAAATGCCGTCAGGCAGGCCTGTCCCCCAAGGCGGTTGTGCTGGTAGCGACCATCCGTGCTTTGAAATACCATGGAGGAAATCCTATCGACCAATTAACTCAGGAAGATGTAGAAGCACTTAAGGCGGGGATGCCCAACCTGGAAAGACACGTTAAAAGCCTGCAAAGCTTTGGGATTCCGGTAGTAGTCTCTGTAAATGCATTCAGTAGTGATACTGATAATGAGAAAAATGCACTTCTGGAACATTGCAAAAAACTCGGTGTGCCTGCAGCTTTGAGTTACGGCTGGGCAGAAGGGGGCAAAGGCTGTGTGGATCTTGCGGACCTTGTAGTGGAAGCAGCAGCGAGCTGCAAAACTACCTTCACGCCCACCTACAGTCTCGACGATTCCATCCGTACGAAAATGGAGAAAATATGCAGTACTATCTACGGAGCTAAGAATGTGATTCTGACCAATAAAGCCATTGCGCAGATGAAGCGCTTTGAGAAGATGGGGTATGGAGATCTTCCCGTTTGCATAGCCAAAACGCAAAAAAGCCTCAGTGATGATGAAAAGAAATTGGGCAGGCCGGAGAATTTCAACATCAATATCCGAGAGTTTGAAATCGCAACCGGAGCTGGATTTATAGTTCCCATTGCCGGGAATATTCTCCGAATGCCCGGATTGCCCGCAACCCCCTCTGCAGAATACATTTCAATTGATAAAAACGAGACCATCACTGGTCTATTCTAA
- a CDS encoding alpha/beta hydrolase has protein sequence MNIRNLVALIFLCASTFVCAQVDEEVEITTETGTLKGALMVPEGEGTFPVVMIIAGSGPTDRNGNNAAMTNNSLQLLAEGLYDNDIASLRFDKRGVAASVSAMTGEEDLRFETYIEDAESWGEYLKGDPRFDELVVMGHSEGSLIGMIAAKRMEADKFISIAGVGRPAADILREQLSVQPPGVTAMTDPIIESLERGETVDSVNPMLNVLFRPSVQPYLISWFKYDPAQAIAALNVPVLILQGTTDIQVKIKDAEMLASANPDAEKVIFDGMNHVLKEAPIDRMENMKTYNDPSLPLMVGLVEAIIDFIGEN, from the coding sequence ATGAATATTCGAAATCTAGTAGCCCTGATCTTTCTATGTGCAAGCACTTTTGTATGTGCACAAGTTGATGAAGAAGTGGAAATTACAACCGAAACGGGCACGCTTAAAGGTGCTTTAATGGTCCCTGAAGGCGAAGGCACATTTCCTGTGGTGATGATCATAGCTGGTTCGGGACCAACAGACCGCAATGGAAATAATGCAGCAATGACCAACAATTCACTCCAATTACTGGCCGAAGGTCTATATGATAACGATATAGCCAGTCTGCGTTTTGATAAAAGAGGAGTGGCGGCAAGTGTTTCTGCCATGACCGGTGAAGAAGATCTTCGGTTTGAAACCTATATTGAGGACGCCGAATCCTGGGGTGAATACTTAAAAGGAGATCCCAGATTCGATGAATTAGTGGTTATGGGGCATAGCGAGGGATCGTTGATTGGAATGATTGCAGCCAAAAGAATGGAAGCGGATAAGTTTATTTCTATCGCAGGAGTTGGAAGACCTGCCGCAGATATCCTGAGGGAACAACTAAGTGTCCAGCCTCCCGGGGTTACGGCAATGACTGATCCCATCATAGAATCCCTTGAAAGGGGAGAGACCGTAGATTCGGTAAATCCCATGCTTAATGTCCTTTTCAGACCCAGCGTACAACCTTATCTGATTTCTTGGTTTAAGTACGACCCTGCCCAGGCAATCGCGGCACTAAATGTCCCCGTCCTTATCCTTCAGGGGACCACAGACATACAGGTAAAGATAAAAGATGCCGAAATGCTGGCTAGCGCAAATCCTGATGCAGAGAAGGTCATTTTTGATGGAATGAACCACGTCCTAAAAGAGGCTCCAATAGATCGGATGGAAAATATGAAGACTTATAATGACCCTTCTCTTCCGCTTATGGTTGGGCTGGTAGAGGCTATAATTGACTTTATTGGGGAAAACTAA